From Pseudodesulfovibrio nedwellii:
ACGTAAAACACGTCATCGAACTCTACGCCGAAAGCCTTTAATAACAAACGGATAGGTAACAAGGAACCAACCATGTCCAAAAACCTGTATGTGAGCGCGACGGAAGAAAGAAGTGGCAAATCAGCCGTAGTTCTGGGCGTCATGCAAATGCTCCTCAGAGAACTGCACAACGTCGCCATCTTCCGCCCCATCATCAATGACCCGGGTGAGGGAAACAAAGACCACGACATCGCTTTGATGATCGATCACTTCAAGATGTCCATCCCTTATCGCGACACCTACGCGTATACTCTCAAACAAGCGCGTGAGCTGATCAACTCAGGTCAGCACGCGCTTGTTCTTGAGAATATTCTGAACAAATATAAATCACTAGAAGAAGAGTACGACTTCGTTCTCTGCGAAGGTACCGACTTCAAGGGCAAAGACCCGGCCTTCGAATTCGACCTCAACGCCGACATCGCGGCCAACATTGGCTCGCCCATGCTCGTGATCACTTCCGGCCGAGACAAGAACCCGGACGAAGTGGCCAACATCACTCAGTCCACTCTGGATACCTTGTCCGAAAAAGGTGTGGATTTCATCGCCTGCGTGGTTAACCGCGCTCCCGAAGGCATGACCGATGAGATGTGTGGCACCATTGAATGTGACCGAAACGGTGAGCACATGCCGCTATACGTCATCCCTGAGAATGAAGCCCTTGGCAAACCAAGCATCGGTGACGTCAAACGGTGGCTCGACGCTGACATCCTTTACGGCCACAGCGGCATGCAGACTCTGGTAGATAATTACGTGATCGCGGCCATGCAGATCGGCAACTTTTTGCAATACATCAAACCAGGCAGCTTGATCATCACACCGGGAGATAGGTCGGATATCATTCTGTCCAGCCTCGCATCCCGACTCTCCAGTTCCTATCCTGACATAGCAGGTATCGTGCTGACTGGAGGCCTGGATGTCTCTGCCAACGTTCACAAACTCATCGAAGGTTGGACAGGAGTTCCTGTCCCAGTCCTCTCGGTCAAGGGACACACCTACCAGAACGTTCAGGAACTCAACCGGTTGTATGGCCGCATTGAGGCTAACGACCACCAACGCATTGCCACTGCACTTGGCGGCTTTACCCAGCATGTAAACGTGCAAGAACTTCGTGACCGTCTGGTCGAAAAACGGTCTACGCGAGTCACGCCCAAAATGTTCGAATACTCCCTGTTCGACAAAGCTTCTCGCAACAAGCAACGCATTGTCCTGCCTGAAGGAACTGGCGAACGCATCCTGCGCGCCGCCGACATCCTGCTCAGGCGCGGTGTGGCTGAAATCATTCTGCTTGGTCGTGAAGATGAAATTCGCGATAAGGCTTCCAAGTTCGGTGTGGACATCTCCGGCGCTACCATTATCAACCCCGCAGAATCCGAACTGCTCGACTCCTTTGCCGAAGAATACCTCGAACTGCGCAAGCACAAAGGCGTCATCGCCGAAGTTGCCTGGGACCGCATGTCCGACCCGACCTATTTTGGCACTATGATGGTCCATAAAGGGTTCGCCGACGGCATGGTGGCTGGTTCCGTCACAACGACAGCCCAAACTATCCGTCCTGCCTTTGAATTCGTGAAGACCAAACCGGGCAGCTCCATTGTCTCCTCGGTCTTCCTCATGTGCCTCAAGGACCGCGTACTGGTATACGGCGACTGTGCTGTAAATCCCAACCCCGATGCCCGCCAGTTGGCGGAAATCGCTATCAGTGCCGCTGAAACCGCCAAGATCTTCGGTGTCACACCGAGAGTCGCCATGCTGAGTTACTCTACTGGTTCCTCCGGCAAAGGCGAAGACGTTGAAAAAGTCACTGAGGCCACACGCATTGCCAAGACCCTTATCGAAGGACGCGGACTGGACTTCCCCATTGAGGGACCACTTCAGTACGATGCCGCCGTGGACCCGGAAGTCGCCAAGGTCAAACTGCCGGAATCCGATGTCGCCGGACGGGCCACAGTCTTTGTCTTCCCCGACCTGAACACCGGCAACAATACATACAAGGCAGTGCAGCGTGCCGCCAACGCCGTTGCAATCGGCCCAATTCTTCAAGGACTCAATAAGCCGGTCAACGACCTGTCTCGCGGTTGTACCGTGCCGGACGTCGTAAACACCGTTGCAATTACCGCCATCCAGGCTCAAGCCGAAAAAGGTGAATAAATGAAAGTACTCGTCATCAATTCAGGCAGCTCATCCATCAAATATCAGTTGCTCGACATGAACAACGAATCCGTTCTCTGCACGGGTCTCGTGGAGCGCATCGGAGAAGAAGTGGGTCGCCTAACACACAGGATAGCACCCGACACCGAGGATGCTAAAAAAATCAAACTGGAACAGCCGATCTCTGATCATGAAGTTGGTATGACGCTCGCCATTGATCTCATTTGTGGCGAAAATGGTGTCGTCAAAGACAAAAGCGAAATCGCAGCCATCGGGCACAGGATCGTGCATGGCGGCGAAAAACTGCATGAACCGACTTTGGTAGATGATGCAGTTGTGGAAGAACTGGAAAAGATTATTCCGCTGGCTCCACTCCACAACCCCGGTCATCTGGCCGGTATCCGCGTGGCTCGACACCTCTTCGCCGACGTTCCACAGGTGGTTGTCATGGACACCGCATATCACCAGACATTGCCGCCCAAAGCATATATGTACGCACTCCCTTATGAATTGTATGATGAGATGCGTATCCGTCGCTATG
This genomic window contains:
- the pta gene encoding phosphate acetyltransferase; this encodes MSKNLYVSATEERSGKSAVVLGVMQMLLRELHNVAIFRPIINDPGEGNKDHDIALMIDHFKMSIPYRDTYAYTLKQARELINSGQHALVLENILNKYKSLEEEYDFVLCEGTDFKGKDPAFEFDLNADIAANIGSPMLVITSGRDKNPDEVANITQSTLDTLSEKGVDFIACVVNRAPEGMTDEMCGTIECDRNGEHMPLYVIPENEALGKPSIGDVKRWLDADILYGHSGMQTLVDNYVIAAMQIGNFLQYIKPGSLIITPGDRSDIILSSLASRLSSSYPDIAGIVLTGGLDVSANVHKLIEGWTGVPVPVLSVKGHTYQNVQELNRLYGRIEANDHQRIATALGGFTQHVNVQELRDRLVEKRSTRVTPKMFEYSLFDKASRNKQRIVLPEGTGERILRAADILLRRGVAEIILLGREDEIRDKASKFGVDISGATIINPAESELLDSFAEEYLELRKHKGVIAEVAWDRMSDPTYFGTMMVHKGFADGMVAGSVTTTAQTIRPAFEFVKTKPGSSIVSSVFLMCLKDRVLVYGDCAVNPNPDARQLAEIAISAAETAKIFGVTPRVAMLSYSTGSSGKGEDVEKVTEATRIAKTLIEGRGLDFPIEGPLQYDAAVDPEVAKVKLPESDVAGRATVFVFPDLNTGNNTYKAVQRAANAVAIGPILQGLNKPVNDLSRGCTVPDVVNTVAITAIQAQAEKGE